The Arachis hypogaea cultivar Tifrunner chromosome 19, arahy.Tifrunner.gnm2.J5K5, whole genome shotgun sequence genome has a window encoding:
- the LOC112779727 gene encoding uncharacterized protein, whose translation MELEEPEDDEWNWKNSSTNNKYYLAEDDDGDGNNHNSNGGKWSWVLNLGKKVLVAGLVATSAPIVVPPLFVASAFGVVASVPYAFFLASRVCTQTVMSRLLPIPYHHEYPVLLDEDEEQLGKDGVENVIKNYEKCVISSNGGYEQEVVKDDELRSLDARCNVSKEGDQEIEEENSAGRMLDDDEVIGDEIDDGIVMEEELSGESNGEQPMTAGHGVVITIEGIDENEVDDNDVVEEFKAPFDVTSIFVEEFGDKAIEGDIDEEELKRETKELLEEIRNEGRMDDNGGEYVHGIHGDTNENKEEIDSVVEYSAVAHNTHSCNTMEGIKVAVIGKEEVDKRLCEQKIPPINTEDKDNIYNCVESNDPIRDVLEAGEVDSASVLQKRFHENSELLSGTSFQHETHPAEPVRDVVMDQDYNISLADESSKVIGRNIVLDLNDDEEPDQVLDGSTVSQGVKLDDNISSIIQEPQLLKYDEILDSSDAGSDEVSAEKGFDSSDQKIIYPGADTCTIELHEESSVAMVNGHTALIEVTNSSVEKEREQEGRPSEIFSRKDAMRPSDEVTFNEESMWKQVSVIRKIIGYEGSKQKSFIDELKALYIFTGVEFPAFLKENPYDPAEINKKLHFLMSIVGIKSNAD comes from the exons aTGGAATTGGAGGAACCAGAAGATGATGAGTGGAATtggaaaaatagtagtactaaTAATAAATACTACTTGGCTGAAGATGATGATGGCGATGGGAATAACCATAACAGTAATGGTGGAAAGTGGAGTTGGGTTTTGAACCTTGGAAAGAAGGTGTTAGTGGCTGGTTTGGTGGCAACTTCCGCCCCAATTGTTGTTCCACCACTTTTTGTTGCTTCTGCATTTGGCGTTGTTGCTTCTGTGCCGTATGCATTCTTCTTGGCAAGCCGTGTTTGTACCCAGACAGTGATGAGTAGGTTGCTTCCTATTCCTTATCATCATGAATATCCTGTGCTTCTTGATGAAGATGAGGAACAGCTTGGAAAGGATGGTGTTGAAAATGTGATTAAGAATTATGAGAAATGTGTGATATCATCAAATGGTGGGTATGAACAAGAGgttgtgaaggatgatgagtTGCGTTCACTAGATGCTCGCTGTAATGTCTCTAAGGAAGGTGATCAAGAAATAGAAGAGGAGAATTCGGCAGGGAGAATGCTTGATGATGACGAGGTTATAGGAGATGAAATTGACGATGGAATTGTGATGGAAGAAGAGTTGAGTGGGGAAAGTAATGGGGAGCAACCAATGACGGCGGGGCATGGAGTTGTGATAACAATTGAGGGTATTGATGAGAATGAGGTTGATGATAATGATGTTGTTGAAGAATTCAAGGCACCCTTTGATGTTACAAGCATTTTCGTAGAGGAATTCGGGGATAAGGCCATAGAGGGTGACATAGATGAAGAAGAGTTGAAGAGGGAAACTAAGGAGCTGTTGGAAGAAATTAGAAATGAAGGTAGAATGGATGATAATGGAGGAGAATACGTACATGGAATCCATGGAGATACTAATGAGAACAAGGAAGAAATTGATTCAGTTGTTGAATATTCTGCAGTAGCACACAACACGCACAGTTGTAATACTATGGAGGGAATTAAAGTAGCTGTAATAGGAAAGGAGGAAGTAGATAAAAGACTCTGTGAGCAAAAGATTCCACCAATAAATACTGAAGACAAGGATAATATCtacaattgtgtggaatcaaatGATCCTATCAGAGATGTGTTAGAAGCCGGAGAGGTCGACAGTGCAAGTGTCTTGCAGAAGCGTTTCCATGAAAATTCTGAACTACTAAGTGGAACTAGTTTCCAACATGAAACTCATCCAGCTGAACCAGTTAGAGATGTGGTGATGGATCAGGATTACAATATTTCCCTAGCTGATGAATCGTCCAAGGTTATAGGCAGAAACATTGTTTTGGATTTGAATGATGATGAGGAACCAGACCAAGTGCTAGACGGGTCTACTGTATCTCAAGGGGTGAAATTAGATGACAACATTTCTTCTATAATTCAAGAACCTCAGCTACTTAAGTATGATGAAATTTTGGATTCATCAGATGCAGGTTCTGACGAAGTTTCAGCTGAAAAAGGGTTTGATTCGTCTGATCAGAAAATAATATATCCTGGCGCAGACACATGTACAATTGAATTGCATGAAG AATCTTCAGTTGCTATGGTTAATGGTCACACAGCTCTTATAGAGGTGACTAATTCCTCGGTAGAGAAAGAACGAGAACAAGAGGGTAGGCCATCTGAAATCTTCTCCAGAAAAGATGCGATGCGCCCTTCTGATGAG GTTACGTTCAATGAAGAGAGCATGTGGAAACAAGTCAGTGTCATAAGGAAGATAATAGGATATGAAGGTTCAAAACAAAAATCATTCATAGATGAATTAAAGGCTCTCTACATCTTCACTGGAGTTGAATTCCCTGCTTTTCTCAAGGAGAATCCCTATGATCCCgctgaaattaataaaaaactCCACTTTCTCATGTCCATAGTTGGAATCAAGTCAAATGCAGATTAA